A portion of the Rhodococcus pseudokoreensis genome contains these proteins:
- a CDS encoding RidA family protein, translated as MSLMSNRNNISSGSEWEGKIGYSRAVRIGQLVSVSGTTASGPDGPVGGDDLAEQTREALRRIEAALAEAGASTTDVIRTRMYLTDMSRWEEAGIAHGEVFGEIRPATTILEVSALIAPGLLIEIEADAVIGD; from the coding sequence ATGTCGCTCATGTCGAACAGAAACAACATCTCGTCCGGTTCCGAGTGGGAAGGCAAGATCGGCTATTCCCGCGCCGTGCGCATCGGTCAGCTCGTGTCCGTGTCGGGTACCACCGCGTCGGGTCCCGACGGCCCCGTCGGCGGCGACGACCTCGCCGAGCAGACCCGCGAGGCGCTGCGCCGAATCGAGGCAGCGCTCGCGGAGGCCGGCGCGAGCACGACCGACGTGATCCGCACCCGCATGTACCTCACCGACATGAGCCGGTGGGAGGAAGCCGGCATCGCGCACGGCGAGGTCTTCGGCGAGATCCGCCCCGCCACGACGATCCTCGAGGTCAGTGCGCTGATCGCTCCGGGCCTGCTCATCGAGATCGAGGCCGACGCCGTCATCGGCGACTGA